A region of Ferruginibacter albus DNA encodes the following proteins:
- a CDS encoding Hachiman antiphage defense system protein HamA: MPIFNEWCDQKREDDKKTSLWTVSEKANIRDKIFPKLLPIVRSHYEDLTRIADALSELGYKKAEKILKGRMPQTATARSGDLGEILATEFAEEAFDFTIPIKRLRYKDGRDMPLRGDDFIGIRYNEKEGLFLLKGESKSRLKLTKTVITEARTVLNKDNGRCTPISLSFVYDRLLDSTDDDDKKLGKILRNEVANDALPPSKITHALITFSGNSPIELLRSDLKAADAKRSQNVVNIYIPDHVNFIKLTFEKAQKLGNP, encoded by the coding sequence ATGCCAATTTTTAATGAATGGTGCGACCAGAAAAGAGAGGATGATAAAAAAACATCTCTCTGGACTGTATCGGAAAAAGCCAATATTAGAGATAAAATATTTCCAAAGTTATTACCCATCGTTCGATCACATTATGAAGATTTGACTCGTATAGCCGATGCCCTTTCAGAATTGGGATACAAAAAAGCAGAAAAGATTTTAAAAGGGCGAATGCCCCAAACTGCAACAGCCCGATCTGGCGATTTGGGAGAAATATTAGCAACTGAATTTGCAGAGGAAGCATTTGATTTTACCATTCCAATTAAGCGCCTTAGATATAAAGATGGAAGAGATATGCCCCTGCGTGGAGATGATTTTATTGGAATAAGATACAATGAAAAAGAAGGCTTATTCCTTTTAAAAGGAGAATCAAAAAGTCGTCTGAAACTTACAAAGACAGTTATCACTGAAGCCCGAACAGTTTTAAATAAAGACAATGGTCGTTGCACTCCAATATCTCTAAGTTTTGTGTACGACAGGCTTTTGGATAGTACAGATGACGATGATAAAAAGCTGGGAAAAATTCTTCGTAACGAAGTTGCCAATGATGCCTTACCTCCGTCCAAAATTACACATGCATTAATTACATTTTCTGGTAACTCTCCCATTGAGTTGCTGAGAAGCGATTTGAAAGCTGCTGATGCCAAACGATCGCAAAATGTGGTCAATATCTATATTCCAGACCATGTCAATTTTATTAAATTAACTTTTGAAAAAGCACAAAAACTTGGAAACCCTTAA
- a CDS encoding site-specific integrase: MKTNITIAMDFRRKKKDGTYPLVLHLGHNRSSTTIPLNISIKETDWDDDNKVIKKSYKGTDSVDRLNNMLQKKRSDAMDIIFKLTEAGILQNLSKVEIRNRIEKENSSGSFFDFAKQVIKDLIGAGRLGTARSFKGVVAILKTFNNEKDLAFKDITHNFLTRLENKHLAKGHSYNGLAVYMRSIRSIFNKAVNAGVIDKDPYPFQNYKIKTVPTQKRALDVDLLQTIITKRIPKTVSCFHARNYFVASYMMYGMNFSDMAHLKKSDIINGRIQYRRKKTSKLYDIKITPSLDKILQYYISQSGDRPYVFPIIKRDTALLQDKDVEWARKRYNIQLKEVAKLCKIEQNLTSYVSRHSFATQAMLLEVPLIAVSTMLGHSSLKTTEIYLKSLPNNILDDYNAKILGKKKPKK, from the coding sequence ATGAAAACAAACATCACAATTGCAATGGACTTTCGCCGTAAGAAAAAGGACGGAACTTATCCACTCGTTTTGCATCTAGGACATAATAGAAGTTCAACAACTATTCCTCTAAATATCTCAATAAAAGAAACGGATTGGGATGATGATAATAAGGTTATAAAAAAATCCTACAAAGGCACCGATTCAGTCGACCGTTTGAACAACATGCTTCAAAAGAAAAGATCGGATGCGATGGATATTATTTTTAAGTTGACCGAAGCAGGTATTCTTCAAAATCTTTCTAAAGTTGAAATCCGCAACCGCATCGAGAAAGAAAACTCCTCCGGTTCTTTTTTCGACTTCGCCAAACAAGTTATAAAAGATTTGATTGGCGCCGGACGACTTGGTACAGCCCGAAGCTTTAAGGGCGTTGTTGCTATTCTCAAAACTTTCAACAACGAAAAAGACCTGGCTTTTAAAGATATCACGCATAATTTTTTAACGCGCTTAGAAAACAAGCATCTTGCAAAAGGGCATTCATATAATGGCCTTGCAGTTTATATGCGGTCGATCAGATCAATTTTTAATAAGGCTGTAAATGCAGGCGTCATAGATAAAGACCCCTATCCTTTTCAGAATTATAAAATCAAAACAGTACCAACGCAAAAAAGAGCTCTCGATGTCGATTTGCTACAAACAATTATTACCAAGCGTATTCCAAAAACAGTGTCATGCTTTCATGCACGAAATTATTTTGTAGCGAGTTACATGATGTATGGAATGAACTTCTCGGATATGGCGCATCTCAAAAAGTCGGATATTATCAACGGCCGTATTCAATACAGAAGAAAGAAAACAAGCAAGCTATACGATATCAAGATCACTCCAAGTCTTGATAAAATTTTACAGTACTACATTTCACAAAGCGGAGATCGGCCTTATGTCTTTCCAATCATCAAGCGTGATACAGCACTATTACAGGATAAAGACGTGGAATGGGCTAGAAAGCGATATAACATACAATTAAAGGAAGTCGCCAAGCTTTGCAAGATTGAACAGAACCTGACAAGCTATGTAAGCCGACATTCTTTTGCAACCCAGGCCATGCTTTTAGAAGTACCCTTAATAGCCGTTAGCACTATGCTAGGACACTCAAGCCTTAAAACAACTGAAATTTATCTTAAAAGTTTACCCAATAATATTTTGGATGATTATAACGCCAAAATATTGGGGAAGAAGAAACCGAAAAAATAA
- a CDS encoding tyrosine-type recombinase/integrase, whose product MKLSILFFPNIGKRHKKTGKIPMYMRITLNRQKAEMRLNIELQPSDLIKWDEKTMRFNDRDMSANALLNTLDKNFEDFRHHRSTSLSEYNAKSIRNLIMGLDVHPNPLILNYVDKYYNAAIAPNTEMAEGTKRNYRKALKHLKDFLIFRKTKEATLKDINMQFAFQFKDYLLGISSNERTGMKESSALDNIKRLRTIFDRAVDEKLLTLNYFKKIKLKCKSVKRARLDINQVKRICDLDLSQLPTQRIYRDMFLFSVFTGLAYTDAYSLKESDLNVMKDGNIKLYLKRAKTNIETEMILPKKAIVIIDKYKYSEEREITKALLPRRSNKEVNVQLKILANMAQVPIKLSTHIARHTFRQLLAEADIYEMGVIKRLMGHSNGNEIDAVYYSVTETRLLEAKRKFDLYLEKALL is encoded by the coding sequence ATGAAATTATCTATTTTATTCTTTCCGAATATTGGAAAAAGGCACAAAAAAACAGGCAAAATCCCAATGTACATGCGTATTACACTTAACAGGCAGAAAGCTGAAATGAGGTTGAATATTGAACTGCAACCAAGCGATTTGATTAAATGGGATGAAAAAACAATGCGGTTTAATGATAGAGATATGTCTGCTAATGCATTACTGAATACATTGGACAAGAATTTTGAAGATTTTAGGCATCATAGATCCACTTCTCTTTCTGAATATAATGCTAAATCGATAAGAAATCTGATTATGGGATTAGATGTACATCCCAATCCTCTAATTTTAAATTATGTAGATAAATATTATAATGCTGCAATAGCACCTAACACAGAAATGGCAGAAGGGACAAAAAGGAATTATAGAAAAGCATTAAAACATTTGAAAGATTTTTTAATATTCCGGAAAACGAAAGAGGCGACCTTAAAAGATATTAATATGCAATTTGCTTTTCAATTTAAGGATTATTTGTTAGGGATAAGTTCTAACGAAAGAACTGGTATGAAAGAATCATCAGCTCTTGACAATATTAAAAGGCTAAGAACAATTTTTGATCGTGCAGTTGACGAAAAATTATTGACATTAAATTACTTCAAGAAGATAAAGCTTAAATGTAAGTCAGTAAAGAGAGCAAGACTTGATATTAATCAAGTTAAACGTATATGCGATTTGGATCTTAGCCAACTTCCAACTCAACGAATATATAGAGACATGTTTCTATTTTCGGTTTTTACAGGGTTAGCTTATACTGATGCTTATTCTTTAAAAGAATCAGACTTAAATGTTATGAAAGATGGAAATATAAAACTGTATTTAAAAAGAGCTAAAACAAATATTGAGACTGAAATGATCTTACCTAAAAAAGCCATTGTTATCATTGACAAATACAAGTATAGTGAAGAAAGAGAAATTACAAAAGCTCTTCTTCCAAGGCGTTCAAATAAAGAAGTAAATGTTCAATTGAAAATTTTGGCTAACATGGCGCAAGTTCCTATCAAACTATCTACCCATATTGCTCGACATACTTTTAGGCAATTATTAGCAGAGGCTGATATTTATGAAATGGGTGTTATTAAAAGGCTAATGGGACACAGTAATGGTAACGAAATTGATGCAGTATATTATTCTGTAACAGAAACAAGGTTATTGGAAGCAAAAAGGAAATTTGATCTATATTTAGAAAAAGCACTTTTATGA
- a CDS encoding recombinase family protein, with product MSGLGLAAQKESVRLYSKSRKIKLAKEYTEIESGKKSKRPVLKEALEYCKANKLLLIIAKLDRLGRNVVFISTLMESNVEFVAVDNPEANHLVLHILAAFAQYEREQISIRTKAALNAARRRGVKLGKFSKILAKRNSKRSRSFAKKMKPIILKLKKQGFTSLQKISDELNRRKIPTYRIDSKWHKSTVHNLLNTIKKTT from the coding sequence TTGAGCGGGTTAGGTCTTGCGGCACAAAAAGAGTCAGTACGGCTTTATTCTAAATCTAGGAAAATTAAGCTTGCAAAGGAGTATACCGAAATTGAGAGTGGAAAGAAGTCGAAACGTCCTGTTTTGAAGGAAGCGTTGGAATATTGTAAAGCAAATAAATTACTCTTAATAATAGCTAAATTGGACAGGCTTGGAAGAAATGTAGTTTTTATTTCAACCTTAATGGAAAGTAATGTTGAATTTGTGGCTGTCGACAATCCCGAAGCAAACCATCTTGTCTTACACATACTTGCTGCATTTGCACAGTATGAAAGAGAACAGATAAGTATCAGGACAAAAGCAGCACTTAATGCAGCAAGAAGAAGAGGAGTTAAGCTTGGAAAATTTTCAAAAATTCTTGCAAAAAGAAACAGCAAACGGTCAAGAAGCTTTGCAAAAAAGATGAAGCCAATCATTTTAAAACTAAAAAAGCAGGGCTTTACCTCCCTTCAAAAGATATCGGATGAATTGAATCGCAGGAAAATACCTACTTATAGAATTGATTCAAAGTGGCATAAAAGTACTGTTCACAATCTTTTAAATACAATTAAAAAGACAACTTGA